From the Oleiphilus messinensis genome, one window contains:
- the ilvA gene encoding threonine ammonia-lyase IlvA yields the protein MNAEPALSVQDDTVTLTAIQEAAQRLKNIAVRTPLLKNHNLSERYNANIYIKREDLQVVRSYKLRGAYNKMRSLSDAELARGVVCASAGNHAQGVAYACRKLGVQGTIFMPVPTPQQKVRQVENYGKSSVKIVLIGDTFDDAYQQARLFGEQNEAAFIHPFDDHKVMEGQGTVGLEILEDIDTPIDLMVMPVGGGGLASGVSSCFRALSPATRLVGVEPSGAAAMKASLEAGQNLTLDEIDTFVDGAAVRRVGENTFRVCQQLLDEVIAVPEGQVCSTILSLYNEEAIVAEPAGALSIAALESLKDQIEGKTVVCVLSGGNNDITRTEEIKERSLLHEGLKHYFIVNFPQRAGALKEFVVEVLGPDDNITHFAYTKKNSRAQAPALIGIEVLNRDNLSALMTNMGQKKLQYQYLNEESDLFHYLV from the coding sequence ATGAACGCTGAACCAGCCCTGTCAGTGCAGGATGACACCGTAACACTGACTGCCATACAAGAAGCCGCACAACGGCTCAAAAATATCGCGGTGCGCACACCGCTGTTGAAAAATCACAACCTCAGCGAGCGCTACAACGCAAATATCTACATCAAACGGGAAGACCTGCAGGTGGTGCGTTCATACAAGCTTCGCGGCGCTTACAACAAGATGCGGAGCCTGTCTGATGCAGAACTGGCACGTGGGGTGGTTTGCGCAAGTGCGGGCAATCACGCCCAGGGCGTCGCCTATGCGTGCCGTAAACTGGGTGTTCAGGGAACCATCTTCATGCCGGTTCCAACACCGCAACAGAAAGTGCGGCAAGTGGAAAACTACGGTAAGTCATCGGTAAAAATTGTATTGATTGGTGACACATTCGACGACGCCTATCAGCAGGCACGATTATTCGGCGAACAAAATGAAGCTGCGTTTATTCACCCTTTTGATGACCATAAAGTGATGGAGGGTCAAGGCACCGTTGGACTCGAAATTCTCGAGGATATCGACACTCCGATTGATCTGATGGTAATGCCTGTTGGCGGTGGCGGTTTGGCATCCGGCGTGTCCTCCTGCTTCCGGGCCTTGTCTCCAGCAACCCGGCTCGTGGGGGTTGAACCCAGTGGTGCAGCAGCGATGAAGGCCTCTCTGGAAGCAGGACAAAATCTCACACTGGATGAAATTGACACCTTTGTTGATGGCGCAGCAGTCAGACGGGTCGGGGAAAATACATTCAGAGTCTGTCAACAACTGCTGGACGAAGTCATTGCCGTTCCGGAAGGACAAGTCTGCTCCACAATACTCTCACTCTACAATGAAGAAGCCATTGTTGCAGAACCGGCAGGAGCCCTGAGCATTGCAGCGTTGGAATCGCTCAAGGATCAAATTGAGGGAAAAACCGTCGTTTGTGTTTTGAGCGGTGGCAACAACGACATCACCCGCACCGAGGAGATAAAGGAACGCTCCCTGCTGCACGAGGGGCTTAAGCACTACTTTATTGTCAACTTTCCCCAGCGTGCAGGGGCATTGAAGGAATTTGTGGTGGAGGTGCTCGGACCGGATGACAATATTACCCACTTTGCCTACACCAAGAAGAACAGCCGTGCCCAGGCACCTGCACTAATCGGAATTGAGGTATTAAATCGGGACAACCTGTCAGCGTTGATGACAAATATGGGGCAAAAAAAGCTACAGTACCAGTATTTGAATGAAGAGTCAGATCTATTCCACTATCTGGTGTGA
- a CDS encoding saccharopine dehydrogenase family protein, with the protein MSNRQYDLVIFGATSFVGQILCRYMVNFQGAGSTVNWAIAGRSQSKLDTLKKELGTKAENLPVIVADAADEMALKAMCDQARVIISTVGPYALYGEPLVKVCAESGTDYCDLTGEVQWIKRMLDRYESTAQSSGARIVHCCGFDSIPSDLGVFFLQQQAQTQFGADCVNVKMRVKALRGEFSGGTVASIINVTKEVVADPALRKDLANPYLICPADSGAKVRQKNVTLATYDSDFDAWSAPFVMSAINTRVVLRSNALNGQIDGFQYDEAMLTGKGAKGWTMAQGVTLGLGGFVAGAALKPTRWLLEKYVVPAPGEGPSRESQEKGFYDLRFKGTTRDGQSLQVKVTGDRDPGYGSTAKMLAQAGLCLAFDLNGGERQGGFWTPSTLLGEALLSRLEKHAGLTFERV; encoded by the coding sequence GTGTCAAATCGTCAGTATGATCTTGTGATTTTTGGTGCGACCAGTTTTGTCGGGCAAATTCTGTGTCGCTATATGGTGAATTTTCAGGGAGCAGGCTCCACCGTTAACTGGGCCATTGCCGGTCGCTCTCAGTCCAAACTGGACACATTAAAAAAAGAGTTGGGTACAAAAGCAGAGAATCTACCGGTTATTGTTGCAGATGCTGCCGATGAGATGGCGTTGAAGGCCATGTGTGATCAGGCTAGAGTGATTATCTCCACCGTGGGCCCCTATGCCTTATATGGCGAACCACTGGTCAAAGTCTGTGCGGAATCTGGCACAGACTATTGTGATCTCACTGGCGAAGTGCAATGGATCAAGCGTATGCTGGATCGTTATGAAAGCACTGCTCAGTCTTCAGGTGCACGGATTGTGCATTGCTGCGGGTTTGACTCCATCCCCTCTGACTTGGGGGTGTTTTTTCTTCAGCAGCAGGCCCAAACACAGTTCGGTGCTGATTGTGTCAACGTTAAAATGCGAGTCAAGGCACTTCGGGGGGAGTTCTCCGGAGGCACGGTTGCCAGTATTATCAATGTGACCAAGGAGGTCGTCGCGGATCCAGCATTACGTAAAGACCTTGCCAATCCTTATTTGATCTGTCCAGCCGATTCGGGCGCTAAAGTGCGTCAGAAGAATGTAACGCTGGCGACCTACGATTCTGATTTTGATGCCTGGAGTGCTCCGTTTGTAATGTCCGCTATCAATACCCGGGTGGTACTGCGTTCCAACGCGCTGAACGGCCAGATTGATGGTTTTCAATATGATGAGGCAATGCTTACTGGAAAAGGGGCAAAAGGCTGGACAATGGCACAAGGCGTCACTTTGGGGCTCGGCGGTTTTGTCGCGGGAGCAGCCTTGAAGCCGACACGCTGGTTACTGGAAAAATATGTCGTTCCAGCGCCTGGAGAGGGCCCGAGCCGTGAGTCCCAGGAAAAGGGCTTTTATGATCTTCGTTTCAAGGGCACGACCCGTGATGGACAATCTCTGCAAGTAAAAGTCACCGGTGACCGGGATCCGGGCTATGGCTCAACGGCGAAAATGCTCGCCCAGGCAGGGTTGTGTCTGGCTTTTGATTTAAATGGAGGCGAGCGTCAAGGTGGATTCTGGACGCCATCGACGTTGCTTGGCGAAGCCTTGCTCTCGCGTCTGGAGAAACATGCGGGCTTAACTTTCGAGCGGGTTTAG
- a CDS encoding SDR family NAD(P)-dependent oxidoreductase, producing MELQGVPVIITGGASGLGEGAARVFAAAGAKVTLLDLQIEKAQALAEELGGLAISCNVADADSADAALQQSLEKFGPCGVALNCAGIGTAGRILGKEGPMDLALFSKTINVNLIGSFNILRLAADQMQHRAPNEDGERGVIINTASIAAFEGQIGQAAYSASKGGVVAMTLPAARELARFGIRVNTIAPGLFKTPMMESFPQEIQDALAAGLPFPSRLGKPSEFGALAKHIAENSIMNGETIRLDSAVRLQPK from the coding sequence ATGGAATTACAGGGCGTTCCCGTAATTATCACCGGCGGAGCATCAGGACTGGGCGAAGGTGCGGCCCGCGTATTCGCGGCAGCCGGTGCAAAAGTCACCTTACTTGACCTGCAAATCGAAAAAGCCCAGGCTCTTGCAGAAGAGCTTGGCGGTTTGGCCATTTCCTGCAATGTCGCCGATGCCGATAGTGCCGATGCAGCACTGCAACAATCGCTCGAAAAGTTCGGCCCGTGCGGTGTCGCGCTCAACTGCGCCGGTATCGGTACGGCTGGCCGGATACTCGGTAAAGAAGGCCCCATGGATCTGGCGCTGTTCAGCAAAACCATCAACGTCAATCTGATCGGTAGTTTCAACATCCTGCGCCTGGCAGCGGATCAAATGCAACATCGCGCACCGAATGAAGATGGCGAGCGAGGTGTAATCATCAATACCGCCTCCATCGCGGCATTCGAGGGTCAGATCGGCCAGGCGGCTTACTCTGCCTCCAAAGGCGGCGTGGTTGCGATGACCCTGCCGGCAGCACGGGAACTGGCCCGCTTTGGGATTCGCGTGAATACCATTGCACCGGGACTGTTCAAGACCCCTATGATGGAATCCTTCCCGCAAGAGATTCAGGATGCACTTGCAGCCGGACTTCCCTTCCCGTCACGACTTGGCAAGCCGAGTGAATTTGGTGCACTCGCCAAACACATTGCCGAGAACTCGATCATGAATGGTGAGACCATCCGCCTGGATAGCGCAGTCAGACTGCAACCCAAGTAA
- a CDS encoding lysophospholipid acyltransferase family protein — MASKLKDKPLWHPFLWPTWIVVFILFCLSLLPMTTKQKLGAKIGRLAYRKMRSRRRVTEKNIAACFPDLSLAERDELVEAAFIATGRGFLESIHAWWRDLDPYIRNLKITGIENLEEAKRRGKGVLLIGGHYSIFDFALPLIASLLDKPGYVYRPNDNPVIEYMIERGRRRHFGISPFTKYQLKQMAEHIEKGGAVWYACDQDFGRKSTLFVPFFGVDAGCITMPSHIARTTGATVMCVSHIRHPDGQYEIGFSPVLDSFGEDEAADAKAWNDYLETWVRKYPDQYLWMHKRFKTRPEGASSIY; from the coding sequence ATGGCGTCGAAATTGAAAGATAAACCCCTTTGGCATCCGTTTCTTTGGCCGACATGGATTGTAGTGTTTATTCTATTTTGTCTCTCTTTATTGCCGATGACGACCAAACAGAAGCTCGGAGCAAAAATAGGCCGTTTGGCTTACCGGAAAATGCGTTCCCGACGTCGAGTAACCGAGAAGAATATTGCCGCCTGTTTTCCGGATTTATCGCTCGCGGAACGGGATGAGCTGGTTGAGGCTGCGTTTATTGCGACGGGGCGAGGCTTTCTGGAGTCTATCCACGCCTGGTGGCGCGATCTCGACCCCTACATTCGCAACTTGAAAATCACCGGTATTGAAAACCTGGAAGAAGCGAAACGAAGGGGCAAAGGGGTTTTGTTAATTGGCGGACATTACTCGATTTTTGATTTTGCATTGCCTTTGATTGCCAGTTTACTCGATAAACCCGGCTATGTTTATCGGCCCAATGATAATCCGGTAATCGAGTACATGATTGAGCGGGGTCGTCGTCGACACTTCGGCATTTCACCGTTCACCAAGTATCAGTTAAAACAAATGGCAGAGCACATTGAGAAAGGGGGGGCGGTATGGTACGCATGTGACCAGGACTTCGGCCGTAAAAGTACGTTGTTTGTTCCTTTTTTTGGTGTAGACGCCGGCTGTATCACGATGCCGAGCCATATCGCGCGAACAACCGGGGCTACTGTAATGTGTGTCAGCCATATCCGGCATCCTGACGGGCAATACGAGATTGGCTTCTCGCCGGTATTGGATAGCTTTGGTGAGGATGAAGCTGCAGATGCCAAGGCCTGGAATGACTATTTAGAAACGTGGGTCCGAAAATATCCCGACCAGTATCTCTGGATGCATAAACGATTTAAAACCCGTCCCGAGGGCGCTTCCTCAATTTATTGA